The DNA region TAGCGGCCCGCCTGCCGCATCACCCAGAGCGGCGGCACCGCCTGGCGGCGGCCGGACAATACCTCGATCAGCGGTTTGGTTGCGGTCGGCTGGGGCAAGCGAGAAGTTCCTGATCACGGTCGAAATTCGCCCCCCTGATACACGGTGCGGCGCAATGGGCCAAGGCAGATCTGGAACCTCGGCATGAGCAGGGGCGTTGGTTCGGGGAATGGAGGACGACATGGCTGAGAAGTTCGATCCCGCCGCGCATGACAAGCATGCGGAACACCCGCGCGACGCGCAGGCCGCGGACCGCGAGGCACACGCCAAGTTACAGGCCGGTCTGGAAGATAGTTTTCCGGCCTCGGATCCCGTCAGCGTGACGCAACCGCCGCCGTCGAGGCACGATGGCGAGCGTGAAGAGTCGCTGTGGGGTAAGCTGAAGTCGATGTTCGGCTAACGACATGCAGAACGAATTCAATCACGCCGCGAACGAACCGCCGCGCAGCGGTGCTTCGAAAGCGACATCGCCCATGATCTGGGGTGCCATCATCGCAGCGGGCGTTGCAACGGTACTGTGGCTTGCCCTGCACGCCTGACGCGCGTGGCAGGGCATTGAACGCGATTAGACCGGTCCGCGCTCGGGCCGATGCATGCGGTCGAACTCGAAGCTCACACCCAGCCGGCGCTCCAGCCGCCAGACCACCACACAGCGCCGCCGGATCGGCTCGCTCTCGATCTCGAGGTCGAACGCGAAGGGGATCGCCACGTCGCTTTCCACGGCGAGCCCTGCGCCGCCGGTCGAGATATTGAGCACGACGCATCCGATGCTGGTGTCGCGGAAGAAGATCGTTCCGCGCTTCATCAGGATGGTCCGCTGACTGTCCGTCTTGTACTTCTTGGTCGTCGTATTCACGGTTTTTTCCCCACCCCTAGCCCTCGTTCCCCCGCACCGTCGTCGCGCTTCAACCCGTCGCCGGATGGTCCCCTAGTTCACC from Bradyrhizobium genosp. L includes:
- a CDS encoding PilZ domain-containing protein, with the protein product MNTTTKKYKTDSQRTILMKRGTIFFRDTSIGCVVLNISTGGAGLAVESDVAIPFAFDLEIESEPIRRRCVVVWRLERRLGVSFEFDRMHRPERGPV